In Sorghum bicolor cultivar BTx623 chromosome 10, Sorghum_bicolor_NCBIv3, whole genome shotgun sequence, one genomic interval encodes:
- the LOC8069019 gene encoding uncharacterized protein LOC8069019, giving the protein MATRALAAAAVAGRRAAGLAVLSSSGSGCRRGGGKAQSFSHSSTADATAATAAQVEAALNRKNVDVVQGDRSATLLAADAAEALRGVGDGDDDAWVPDQETGVFVPADEVSGDGNGNGHTGSASPSVLDQAVFVREEDMEDVERPAVGGTVDVPDAN; this is encoded by the exons ATGGCCACCAGagcgctcgccgccgccgccgtcgccggccgCCGTGCGGCTGGGCTCGCCGTCCTCTCCTCGTCGGGCTCTGGCTGCAG GCGCGGAGGAGGAAAAGCGCAGAGCTTCTCCCACAGCAGCACCGCCGACGCGACGGCCGCCACCGCGGCGCAGGTGGAGGCGGCGCTGAACCGCAAGAACGTGGACGTGGTCCAGGGGGACCGCTCAGCGACGCTGCTCGCGGCCGACGCCGCCGAAGCGCTGCGCGGCGTgggcgacggcgacgacgacgcgtGGGTGCCCGACCAGGAGACGGGCGTGTTCGTCCCGGCCGACGAGGTGTCCGGCGACGGGAACGGCAACGGGCATACCGGGTCCGCGTCTCCGTCGGTGCTGGACCAGGCCGTGTTCGTCCGCGAGGAGGACATGGAGGATGTCGAGAGGCCCGCCGTCGGCGGAACCGTGGACGTGCCCGACGCCAATTGA
- the LOC8066907 gene encoding uncharacterized protein LOC8066907 isoform X1, with the protein MSAKYIIAALAGSFAIAYASDVLVAQKKIFGACVTYMVSRHDAEDGGGQGVVAGDGQEVPGMASHRGTAGRHEPHQPPELHRQGSQALRRLMLRLMDQTERDIGCS; encoded by the exons ATGTCTGCCAAGTACATCATCGCCGCTCTAGCTGGTTCCTTCGCGATCGCGTACGCATCCGATGTCCTAGTGGCACAAAAGAAGATTTTTGGAG CTTGCGTTACTTACATGGTGAGCAGGCACGACGCCGAGGACGGTGGCGGACAAGGAGTGGTGGCAGGCGACGGACAAGAAGTTCCAGGCATGGCCTCGCACCGCGGGACCGCCGGTCGTCATGAACCCCATCAGCCGCCAGAACTTCATCGTCAAGGATCTCAAGCCCTGAGGAG GCTCATGCTCCGACTTATGGACCAGACTGAACGTGACATTGGTTGCAGCTAG
- the LOC8066907 gene encoding uncharacterized protein LOC8066907 isoform X2, which produces MSAKYIIAALAGSFAIAYASDVLVAQKKIFGGTTPRTVADKEWWQATDKKFQAWPRTAGPPVVMNPISRQNFIVKDLKP; this is translated from the exons ATGTCTGCCAAGTACATCATCGCCGCTCTAGCTGGTTCCTTCGCGATCGCGTACGCATCCGATGTCCTAGTGGCACAAAAGAAGATTTTTGGAG GCACGACGCCGAGGACGGTGGCGGACAAGGAGTGGTGGCAGGCGACGGACAAGAAGTTCCAGGCATGGCCTCGCACCGCGGGACCGCCGGTCGTCATGAACCCCATCAGCCGCCAGAACTTCATCGTCAAGGATCTCAAGCCCTGA